A stretch of Caenibius tardaugens NBRC 16725 DNA encodes these proteins:
- a CDS encoding IS5 family transposase: MAGQPGFFDLSDRYEALSAAGDPLERLAAVVDFEVFRGPLVAALRRSVRGKGGRPPFDPVLMFKILVLQAFYSLSDEATEFQIKDRLSFQRFLGLGLDGTVPDATTVWLFRERLVQAKAIDKFFARFDAALKDRGYLAMGGQIIDATVVPAPKQRNTEAEKAAIKEGRVPEEWKPAKVRQKDRDARWSIKYSKAKVPEGADPKEAKPVDLAIPMFGYKNHIGIDRAHGLIRTWGTSAANAHDGARLPDLISMGNTGSGVWADTAYRSKKNEAFLAAGMFKSHIHQRRKPRRSLPERIAKANTRRSKIRAQVEHVFAGQKHRMGLVVRTIGIARATIKISMANLVYNFQRLAWPEGRTAPV, encoded by the coding sequence ATGGCGGGACAGCCTGGTTTCTTTGATCTTTCGGACCGGTACGAAGCGCTGAGCGCGGCAGGAGATCCGCTTGAGCGCCTGGCGGCTGTCGTCGACTTCGAGGTTTTCCGCGGTCCGCTGGTCGCCGCGCTGCGACGGAGCGTTCGTGGCAAGGGCGGCAGGCCGCCGTTCGATCCGGTCCTCATGTTCAAGATCCTGGTACTGCAGGCGTTTTACTCGCTCTCTGACGAGGCGACCGAGTTCCAGATCAAGGACCGGCTCTCGTTCCAGCGGTTCCTGGGGCTCGGCCTCGACGGCACCGTGCCGGACGCGACGACGGTGTGGTTGTTCCGGGAGCGCCTGGTACAGGCCAAGGCGATCGACAAATTCTTCGCCCGCTTCGATGCCGCGCTCAAGGATCGGGGCTATCTCGCCATGGGCGGGCAGATCATCGACGCCACGGTGGTTCCGGCGCCAAAGCAGCGCAACACCGAGGCCGAGAAGGCAGCGATCAAGGAGGGGCGCGTCCCCGAGGAGTGGAAGCCGGCGAAGGTACGGCAAAAGGACCGCGATGCGCGTTGGTCGATCAAATACAGCAAAGCCAAAGTCCCGGAGGGTGCCGATCCCAAGGAGGCCAAACCGGTTGATCTCGCCATCCCGATGTTCGGCTACAAGAACCATATCGGCATTGACCGGGCCCACGGGTTAATCCGCACATGGGGCACCAGCGCCGCCAACGCCCATGATGGGGCACGGCTGCCGGACCTGATTAGCATGGGCAATACCGGCTCGGGCGTCTGGGCGGATACGGCCTACCGGTCGAAGAAGAACGAGGCGTTCCTGGCCGCTGGCATGTTCAAGAGCCATATCCACCAGAGGCGCAAGCCAAGGCGGTCGCTGCCCGAGCGGATCGCCAAGGCCAACACCCGGCGATCCAAGATACGTGCCCAGGTCGAACATGTGTTCGCCGGCCAGAAGCACCGCATGGGGTTGGTCGTGCGCACCATCGGCATCGCTCGCGCCACTATCAAGATCAGCATGGCCAACTTGGTCTATAACTTCCAGCGTCTCGCCTGGCCCGAGGGGCGAACTGCGCCCGTATGA